TATAATGATAATAGCAACATAAGAGGCCATAACAAACGACGATAAGTTTATGATACCTTTTATATTTGTCTTGGCGATCGTATTCGTCATGAGTGCAAGTACGCCATAAGGCGTTAATCGTAAAATTAAGGTTACAATCCGCATCACGACCGCATAAACTGCATTTGTCATCTTCTGGAACATTTCCGCATGCACAGGCTTCTTACGACGAATTTGCAAAGCTGCAACCCCGATAAAGGCGGAGAAGATAACCACACCAAGTGTTGAAGTCGAACGCGCCCCCGTCATATCCTTGAATGGATTTTCCGGGATAAACTGAAGTACTTTTTGTGGAATCGTCAAATCTTTTACTTTATCCAATTGGTTCTCCATTAATTCGCCACGCTTGTGCTCTGCTTCGCCAGCTTGAATTTGTTCTGCATTTAGACCGAAGATATTCGCTGACGTAATACCGACAACTGCAGAGATCATCGTTGTAAAGATAAGAATACCGATAATGATCGCTGACATTTTACCTAGGCCCTTCGAGGACTTCAAGTTCGCAATCGCGGAGATAATCGATACCATAATGAGCGGCATGATGATCATTTTTAGAAAACTAACGTAACCGTTACCAATGATGTTGAACCAATCGGTTGACATCTTGATAACCTCGGAAGATGGATCATAGACAAATTGTAGGATGAGTCCGAACATAATCCCCATTCCAAGCCCTGTAAATACGCGCTTCGAGAATGAGACGAATTTCGATTGCATGTAGTAGAGTACTCCTACCATAACAAGCATTACGACAATGTTCAAAATAATTAGTAACATGGTATCCATTACAATTCCTCCTGATTTCTTGGTATTCCCTGGTCTTGCTGAACTGTTCCGTTATTGACTCTTCTTGTTCATCATTATGTCTAGTACCAGTTCATCCAACTTCAATGATCCTTCATTACCAAGACGGCAGAAATTATCGATTGTCTCCTCGAGATCTTCCTTGATAATACCGTTCGTACCGGGTACCCGGAGTCCCGATGAAGCGAGTAATGCGGATTGTACCGCAGCTCCTGTACAGGTCGACACCTTCATCGCACAGCCCGCCTTAGCGCCATCACATAACATACCCGTGACATTCCCTATCGAATTCTGCATCGCATAAGAGATCTGTTGCAGG
This Paenibacillus larvae subsp. larvae DNA region includes the following protein-coding sequences:
- a CDS encoding L-cystine transporter, producing the protein MDTMLLIILNIVVMLVMVGVLYYMQSKFVSFSKRVFTGLGMGIMFGLILQFVYDPSSEVIKMSTDWFNIIGNGYVSFLKMIIMPLIMVSIISAIANLKSSKGLGKMSAIIIGILIFTTMISAVVGITSANIFGLNAEQIQAGEAEHKRGELMENQLDKVKDLTIPQKVLQFIPENPFKDMTGARSTSTLGVVIFSAFIGVAALQIRRKKPVHAEMFQKMTNAVYAVVMRIVTLILRLTPYGVLALMTNTIAKTNIKGIINLSSFVMASYVAIIIIFIIHLILVSLVGLNPFTFVKKIFPTLTFAFTARTSAGAIPLNVEAQTKHLGVPDGIANFAASLGASIGQNGCAGIYPAMLAVMIAPTVGINPLDPFFIIQLVVIVAISSFGVAGVGGGATFAALIVLSAMNMPVGLAGLLISIEPLIDMGRTALNVSGSMTAGTVTAKMLGEMDLSTYNDIETLSANATERD